The following proteins come from a genomic window of Pseudomonas sp. MAG733B:
- a CDS encoding adenosine deaminase encodes MYDWLNALPKAELHLHLEGSLEPELLFALAERNKIALPWSDVETLRKAYAFNNLQEFLDLYYQGADVLRTSQDFYDLTWAYLLRCKAQNVIHTEPFFDPQTHTDRGIPFEVVLNGIAAALKDGEQQLGITSGLILSFLRHLSEEQAEKTLEQALPFRDAFVAVGLDSSEMGHPPSKFQRVFDRARHEGFLTVAHAGEEGPPEYIWEALDLLKIQRIDHGVRAIEDERLMQRIIDEQIPLTVCPLSNTKLCVFDHMSQHNILDMLERGVKVTVNSDDPAYFGGYVTENFHALYTDLGMTQDQAKRLAQNSLDARLVKP; translated from the coding sequence ATGTACGACTGGCTGAATGCCCTGCCCAAGGCAGAACTGCACCTGCACCTGGAGGGTTCGCTGGAGCCCGAGTTGCTGTTCGCCCTGGCCGAACGCAACAAGATCGCCCTGCCGTGGAGCGACGTCGAAACCCTGCGCAAGGCCTACGCCTTCAACAACCTGCAAGAATTCCTCGACCTGTATTACCAGGGCGCGGACGTGCTGCGTACGTCCCAGGATTTCTACGACCTGACCTGGGCTTACCTGCTGCGCTGCAAAGCACAGAACGTGATTCACACCGAACCGTTCTTCGATCCGCAGACCCACACCGACCGTGGCATTCCGTTTGAAGTGGTGCTCAACGGCATCGCCGCAGCGCTGAAGGACGGTGAGCAGCAACTGGGCATCACCAGCGGTTTGATCCTGAGTTTCCTGCGCCACTTGAGTGAAGAACAAGCCGAAAAGACCCTCGAACAGGCGCTGCCGTTCCGCGATGCGTTTGTCGCCGTCGGTCTGGACAGTTCCGAGATGGGCCACCCGCCGAGCAAGTTCCAGCGCGTGTTCGACCGCGCCCGCCACGAAGGCTTCCTGACCGTCGCCCACGCCGGTGAAGAAGGCCCGCCCGAGTACATCTGGGAAGCCCTCGACCTGCTGAAAATCCAGCGCATCGACCATGGCGTGCGCGCCATCGAAGACGAGCGCTTGATGCAGCGGATCATCGACGAGCAGATCCCGCTGACCGTGTGCCCGCTGTCGAACACCAAGCTCTGCGTGTTCGATCACATGTCGCAGCACAACATTCTCGACATGCTCGAACGTGGCGTAAAAGTGACCGTGAACTCAGATGACCCGGCGTACTTCGGCGGTTATGTCACCGAGAACTTCCATGCGCTGTACACCGATCTGGGCATGACCCAGGATCAGGCCAAGCGCCTGGCGCAGAACAGCCTGGATGCGCGGTTGGTAAAACCTTAA
- a CDS encoding 2-oxoglutarate and iron-dependent oxygenase domain-containing protein, which yields MNSLPIIDIAPLYSEDQNGWLAVAKEIDHACREWGFFYIKGHPISAARIDAVLDNAKHFFAQPADEKLKIDITQTRHHRGYGAIATEQLDPSKPSDLKETFDMGLHLPAEHPDVLAEKPLRGPNRHPSLPGWEALMEQHYVDMQALAQTLLRAMTLALGIERDFFDSRFSEPVSVLRMIHYPPRHTASSAEQQGAGAHTDYGCITLLYQDAAGGLQVRNVKGEWIDAPPIEDTFVVNLGDMMARWSNDRYLSTPHRVISPLGVDRYSMPFFAEPHPDTRIECLPGCQDAQHPAKYPTTTCAEFLLSRFADTYAYRREQETV from the coding sequence ATGAACAGCCTTCCCATCATCGACATCGCCCCGCTCTACAGCGAAGACCAGAACGGCTGGCTCGCCGTGGCAAAAGAAATCGACCACGCCTGCCGTGAATGGGGCTTCTTTTATATCAAGGGCCACCCGATTTCCGCTGCGCGCATCGACGCGGTGCTCGACAACGCCAAGCATTTCTTCGCTCAACCCGCCGACGAAAAACTCAAGATCGACATCACCCAGACCCGCCACCATCGCGGCTACGGCGCCATCGCCACCGAACAACTCGACCCGAGCAAACCCAGCGACCTCAAAGAAACCTTCGACATGGGTCTGCACCTGCCGGCCGAGCATCCAGACGTGCTGGCAGAGAAACCCTTGCGCGGCCCCAACCGTCATCCATCGCTGCCCGGATGGGAAGCGCTGATGGAGCAGCATTACGTCGACATGCAGGCACTCGCGCAAACACTGCTGCGGGCAATGACGTTGGCGCTGGGCATCGAGCGCGACTTTTTTGATTCGCGCTTCAGCGAGCCGGTCAGCGTATTGCGGATGATCCATTACCCACCGCGCCACACCGCCAGTTCCGCCGAGCAACAAGGCGCCGGTGCTCACACCGATTACGGTTGCATCACCCTGCTCTATCAGGATGCCGCCGGTGGCCTGCAAGTCAGGAACGTAAAAGGCGAATGGATCGATGCGCCACCCATCGAGGACACCTTTGTGGTCAATCTCGGCGACATGATGGCGCGCTGGAGCAACGACCGTTATCTGTCGACGCCGCACCGGGTGATCAGCCCGCTGGGTGTGGATCGCTATTCGATGCCGTTCTTCGCCGAACCGCATCCCGACACGCGCATTGAATGCCTGCCGGGATGCCAGGACGCACAGCACCCGGCGAAATATCCGACCACCACCTGCGCCGAATTCCTGCTCTCGCGCTTCGCCGATACCTATGCTTATCGACGGGAACAGGAAACCGTGTAA
- a CDS encoding BMP family ABC transporter substrate-binding protein, translating to MQTRPLHKLLCAAIGLGISLTASAADPLKVGFVYIGPIGDHGWTYQHEQGRKALAEKLGSQITTNYVENVAEGADAERVIRNMAKDKYDLIFTTSFGYMNPTLKVAKQFPQVTFEHATGYKQDRNLGTYLARTYEGRYVGGFLAAKMTKTKKIGYVASFPIPEVIRDINAIQLALNKYNPGTEIKVVWVNSWFDPGKEADAANALIDQGVDVVFQHTDSPAPIQAAERRGVYAVGYASDMAHFGPKAVLTSIVNDWAPHYIQATQSVIDHAWKSQDYWGGLKEGTVELPISDLVPATVKTEAEQIITDIKSGALQPFTGPIKDQAGVEKIPAGVSATTAELASMNYYVEGMKAEIPK from the coding sequence ATGCAAACACGTCCGCTGCACAAACTGCTGTGCGCCGCCATCGGCCTGGGGATCAGCCTGACTGCCAGTGCCGCCGACCCGCTGAAAGTCGGCTTCGTCTATATCGGCCCGATCGGTGACCACGGCTGGACGTATCAGCATGAACAGGGACGCAAGGCACTCGCGGAAAAACTCGGCTCGCAGATCACCACCAACTACGTGGAAAATGTCGCCGAAGGTGCCGACGCCGAGCGGGTGATCCGCAACATGGCCAAGGACAAGTACGACCTGATTTTCACCACGTCTTTCGGCTACATGAACCCTACGCTGAAAGTCGCCAAACAGTTTCCCCAGGTGACCTTCGAACACGCCACCGGCTACAAGCAGGACAGGAACCTCGGCACCTACCTGGCGCGCACCTATGAAGGTCGCTACGTTGGCGGTTTCCTCGCGGCGAAGATGACCAAGACCAAGAAGATCGGCTACGTCGCCTCGTTTCCGATCCCTGAAGTGATCCGCGACATCAACGCCATTCAACTGGCCCTGAACAAGTACAACCCCGGCACCGAGATCAAAGTGGTGTGGGTCAACTCGTGGTTCGATCCGGGCAAGGAAGCCGATGCCGCCAACGCGCTGATCGACCAGGGCGTGGACGTGGTGTTCCAGCACACCGACAGCCCGGCGCCGATCCAGGCGGCCGAACGTCGCGGTGTGTATGCCGTGGGCTACGCTTCGGATATGGCGCACTTCGGGCCGAAAGCGGTGCTCACCTCCATCGTCAACGACTGGGCGCCGCACTACATCCAGGCGACACAGAGCGTGATCGACCACGCCTGGAAATCCCAGGACTACTGGGGCGGTTTGAAAGAAGGCACGGTGGAACTGCCGATCAGCGACCTGGTACCTGCCACCGTAAAAACTGAGGCCGAACAGATCATCACCGACATCAAGAGCGGTGCACTGCAACCGTTCACCGGACCGATCAAGGATCAGGCCGGTGTAGAGAAAATCCCGGCGGGGGTGAGCGCGACCACGGCGGAACTGGCGTCGATGAATTATTACGTGGAAGGCATGAAGGCCGAAATCCCGAAATAA
- a CDS encoding calcium:proton antiporter, with the protein MLTVLKQETFLLLALIAALVAFPLEHWLLHSGQAIALSAGLVLIAFIVAASMRVARQAELLAEKVGDPYGTMILTLAAVLVEVVILAIMMSNEASATLVRDTIYSAVMLDINGILGLAALMGGLKHGEQSYNDDSARSYSVMILTAMGVSMVVPEFIPEANWKLYSAFTIGAMVVLYALFLRMQVGPHSYFFSYSYPDKRRKKEPLEDEPAPVNLTLSIGILVFGVVVIGALAEVMSKTLDLGLEGTGAPPVITAILVAAISAAPEILTALRAALANRMQSVVNIALGASLSTVILTVPVMEAMALYTGQPFQMAMTPVQTVMIFITLIVSAINLNDGETNAIEGMTHFVLFATFIMLSLLGL; encoded by the coding sequence ATGCTCACTGTCCTCAAGCAAGAAACCTTTCTGCTGCTGGCCCTGATCGCCGCTTTGGTCGCCTTCCCGCTGGAACACTGGTTGCTGCACAGCGGCCAGGCCATCGCGTTGAGCGCCGGTTTGGTGCTGATCGCCTTCATCGTCGCCGCTTCGATGCGCGTGGCCCGTCAGGCCGAGTTGCTGGCGGAAAAGGTTGGCGACCCTTACGGCACGATGATCCTGACCCTCGCCGCCGTACTGGTGGAAGTGGTGATCCTGGCGATCATGATGAGCAACGAAGCCTCGGCGACATTGGTGCGCGACACGATCTACTCGGCAGTCATGCTCGACATCAACGGCATCCTCGGTCTGGCGGCGTTGATGGGCGGGCTCAAGCACGGTGAGCAGTCCTACAACGATGACTCGGCGCGCAGCTACAGCGTGATGATCCTCACGGCCATGGGCGTTTCGATGGTGGTACCCGAGTTCATCCCGGAAGCCAACTGGAAGCTTTATTCGGCGTTCACCATCGGCGCGATGGTGGTGCTTTACGCTTTGTTCCTGCGCATGCAGGTCGGGCCGCACAGCTATTTTTTCAGCTACAGCTACCCGGACAAGCGCCGCAAAAAAGAGCCGCTGGAAGATGAGCCGGCACCGGTCAACCTGACGTTGTCCATCGGCATTCTGGTATTCGGCGTGGTGGTGATCGGCGCATTGGCTGAGGTGATGTCCAAGACCCTCGATTTGGGCCTGGAAGGAACGGGCGCGCCGCCGGTAATTACAGCGATTCTGGTGGCGGCGATTTCTGCGGCGCCGGAGATTCTGACTGCGCTGCGGGCCGCACTGGCCAACCGCATGCAGTCAGTGGTGAATATCGCGTTGGGCGCGTCGCTGTCGACGGTGATCCTGACGGTGCCGGTGATGGAAGCGATGGCGCTCTACACCGGCCAGCCGTTCCAGATGGCCATGACCCCGGTGCAAACCGTGATGATCTTCATCACCCTGATCGTCAGCGCGATCAACCTCAACGATGGCGAAACCAACGCCATCGAAGGCATGACTCACTTTGTGCTGTTTGCGACGTTCATCATGTTGTCTTTACTAGGCCTCTGA
- a CDS encoding 8-oxoguanine deaminase, with amino-acid sequence MPAIRTWLKNPLAIFTANGLDARGGLVLQDGVIVEVLGAGQQPTLPCHEVFDAREHVILPGLINTHHHFYQTLTRAWAPVVNQPLFPWLKTLYPVWARLTPEKLALATKVALAELLLSGCTTAADHHYLFPEGLENAIDVQVESVRELGMRAMLTRGSMSLGEKDGGLPPQQTVQEGQVILDDSQRLIAEYHERGDGAQIQIALAPCSPFSVTPEIMSASAELANKLDVRLHTHLAETLDEEDFCLQRFGLRTVDYLDSVGWLGPRTWLAHGIHFNPDEITRLGAAGTGICHCPSSNMRLASGICPSIDLTDAGAPLGLGVDGSASNDASNMILETRQALYIQRLRYGAEKITPERVLGWATKGSAQLLGRTDIGEIAPGKQADLALFKLDELRFSGSHDPVSALLLCGADRADRVMVGGKWRVIDGQVEGLDLKGLIADHSQAARQLIAGT; translated from the coding sequence ATGCCTGCCATCCGTACCTGGTTAAAAAATCCCCTCGCCATTTTCACGGCCAACGGTCTCGATGCCCGTGGCGGCCTGGTGCTGCAAGACGGTGTGATCGTCGAAGTGCTCGGCGCTGGTCAACAACCTACCCTGCCGTGCCATGAAGTGTTCGATGCCCGCGAGCATGTGATCCTGCCAGGCCTGATCAACACCCATCACCACTTCTATCAAACCCTGACCCGCGCCTGGGCGCCGGTGGTCAACCAGCCGTTGTTCCCGTGGCTGAAAACCCTGTATCCAGTCTGGGCGCGCCTGACTCCGGAAAAGCTAGCACTCGCCACCAAAGTCGCGTTGGCCGAGTTGCTGTTGTCCGGTTGCACCACGGCGGCCGATCACCATTACCTGTTTCCCGAAGGCCTGGAAAACGCGATCGACGTGCAAGTCGAGAGCGTTCGTGAACTGGGCATGCGCGCCATGCTGACCCGCGGTTCAATGAGCCTCGGCGAAAAGGACGGCGGGCTGCCACCGCAGCAAACCGTGCAGGAAGGCCAGGTGATTCTTGATGACAGCCAGCGTCTGATCGCCGAGTACCACGAACGCGGCGACGGTGCGCAAATCCAGATCGCGCTGGCGCCTTGCTCGCCGTTCTCGGTGACTCCGGAAATCATGTCCGCCAGTGCCGAACTGGCGAACAAGCTCGACGTGCGCCTGCACACGCACCTGGCGGAAACCCTCGACGAAGAAGACTTTTGCCTGCAACGCTTCGGCCTGCGCACCGTGGATTATCTGGACAGCGTCGGCTGGCTCGGCCCGCGTACCTGGCTGGCCCACGGCATCCACTTCAACCCGGACGAAATCACCCGCCTCGGCGCGGCCGGCACCGGTATCTGCCATTGCCCGAGCTCGAACATGCGCCTGGCTTCCGGCATCTGCCCGAGTATTGATCTGACCGACGCCGGTGCGCCACTAGGCCTTGGCGTGGACGGATCGGCGTCCAACGACGCCTCGAACATGATTCTCGAAACGCGTCAGGCTTTGTACATCCAACGCCTGCGCTACGGCGCCGAGAAGATCACTCCGGAACGCGTGCTGGGCTGGGCCACCAAAGGTTCGGCGCAGTTGTTGGGTCGCACAGACATCGGTGAAATTGCGCCGGGCAAGCAGGCTGATCTGGCGCTGTTCAAGCTGGATGAGCTGCGGTTCTCCGGCAGTCACGATCCGGTTTCTGCGCTGCTGTTGTGCGGTGCGGATCGCGCGGATCGAGTGATGGTTGGCGGAAAGTGGCGGGTGATTGATGGGCAAGTTGAAGGGCTGGATCTGAAAGGGTTGATCGCTGATCACAGCCAGGCTGCTCGGCAGTTGATCGCCGGTACCTGA
- a CDS encoding SDR family oxidoreductase, giving the protein MSTAKTALIIGASRGLGLGLVKTLLADGWQVTATVRNPQNAEALQALGDVRMEKLDMDDQQAVIALNQQLKGEVFDLLFVNAGVKGPEVQTPNGGARLADVGQLFFTNAVAPINLAQRFVGQIRPDTGVLAFMSSVLGSVTMPDAPELALYKASKAALNSMTNSFVTQLGDTKLTVLSLHPGWVKTDMGGEGADIDVQTSTRGLVDQVNAYVGKGGHHFVNYRGETIPW; this is encoded by the coding sequence ATGTCTACGGCAAAAACCGCACTCATCATCGGCGCCTCCCGGGGCTTGGGCCTCGGTCTGGTGAAGACCCTGCTGGCCGATGGCTGGCAAGTCACCGCCACCGTGCGCAACCCGCAGAACGCCGAAGCCTTGCAGGCCTTGGGCGATGTGCGGATGGAGAAGCTCGACATGGACGATCAGCAAGCGGTGATCGCTCTGAACCAGCAACTCAAAGGCGAAGTGTTCGACCTGCTGTTCGTCAATGCCGGGGTCAAGGGACCGGAAGTCCAGACACCGAACGGCGGTGCGAGGCTGGCGGACGTCGGTCAGTTGTTTTTCACCAACGCCGTGGCGCCGATCAACCTGGCGCAGCGCTTTGTCGGGCAGATCCGCCCGGACACCGGCGTGCTGGCATTCATGAGTTCGGTGCTGGGCAGCGTGACCATGCCTGACGCTCCGGAACTGGCGCTGTACAAGGCCAGCAAGGCTGCGCTGAACTCCATGACCAACAGTTTCGTCACCCAGTTGGGCGATACAAAACTCACCGTGCTGTCGCTGCATCCGGGCTGGGTGAAGACCGACATGGGCGGTGAAGGTGCGGACATTGATGTGCAGACCAGCACGCGCGGGTTGGTTGATCAGGTGAACGCGTATGTCGGCAAGGGCGGGCATCACTTCGTCAATTACCGGGGTGAAACCATTCCCTGGTAA
- a CDS encoding MerR family transcriptional regulator, producing the protein MRIGELAQASAVSRDTLRFYEQRGLIAAQRSANGYRDYPPDMVQLVQYIKTAQRLGFTLGEIGNSVATIWQSPDPDTAVTQLLQDKLKLIEARMAELGALREELQQRLGHQCPLNPRL; encoded by the coding sequence ATGCGCATCGGTGAATTAGCCCAGGCCAGCGCCGTCAGCCGCGACACGCTACGTTTCTACGAGCAACGCGGTTTGATCGCTGCGCAACGCAGCGCCAATGGTTATCGCGACTATCCGCCAGACATGGTGCAACTGGTGCAATACATCAAGACGGCTCAACGGCTGGGCTTTACCCTCGGCGAGATCGGCAACAGCGTCGCAACGATCTGGCAGTCGCCCGATCCCGACACGGCCGTCACGCAACTGCTGCAAGACAAACTCAAACTGATCGAAGCCCGCATGGCCGAACTCGGCGCGCTGCGCGAAGAGTTGCAACAACGGCTCGGGCATCAGTGTCCATTGAATCCACGACTCTGA
- a CDS encoding ABC transporter permease, producing the protein MDIDLLSNIFYAMVRCGTPLLLVALGELICEKSGVLNLGQEGMMLFGAVIGFIVAFNSGNLWLGVLLAMLAGMLLSSLFALVALVFNANQVATGLALTIFGVGLSTFVGAAWVGKPLAGFEPLAIPYVSEIPLIGRMLFAQDLLVYLSFALFALVAWVILKSRIGLIIQAVGENPDAASAMGLPVLRVRTLAVLFGGAMAGLAGAYLSLAYTPMWAENISAGRGWIALALVVFASWRVWRLLLGAYLFGLASILHLVAQGLGLAIPSSLLAMLPYVATIVVLVLLSRDAVRTRLYAPVSLGQPWQAGH; encoded by the coding sequence ATGGATATCGATCTGCTGAGCAATATTTTCTACGCCATGGTCCGCTGCGGTACGCCGTTGTTGCTGGTGGCGTTGGGCGAACTGATTTGCGAGAAAAGCGGAGTGCTCAACCTCGGTCAGGAAGGGATGATGCTGTTTGGTGCGGTGATCGGTTTCATCGTCGCCTTCAACAGCGGCAACCTGTGGCTTGGCGTGTTGCTGGCGATGCTCGCCGGGATGCTGTTGTCGTCGCTGTTCGCGTTGGTGGCGTTGGTGTTCAACGCCAATCAAGTGGCCACCGGGTTGGCGCTGACGATTTTCGGCGTGGGCCTGTCGACCTTTGTCGGCGCGGCGTGGGTCGGCAAGCCGCTGGCGGGTTTCGAACCGCTGGCGATCCCGTATGTGAGTGAGATTCCGCTGATCGGGCGGATGCTGTTTGCCCAGGACCTGCTGGTGTATTTGTCGTTCGCCCTGTTTGCGCTGGTGGCCTGGGTGATTCTGAAAAGCCGCATCGGATTGATCATTCAGGCAGTGGGAGAAAACCCGGATGCAGCCAGCGCCATGGGCTTGCCGGTGTTGCGCGTGCGGACGCTGGCGGTGTTGTTCGGCGGCGCGATGGCCGGGTTGGCCGGGGCGTATCTGTCGCTGGCGTACACGCCGATGTGGGCGGAAAACATAAGCGCCGGCCGTGGCTGGATTGCCTTGGCGCTGGTGGTGTTTGCCAGTTGGCGGGTGTGGCGCCTGCTGCTGGGCGCGTACCTGTTCGGTCTCGCCAGCATCCTGCACCTGGTGGCGCAGGGTTTGGGGCTGGCGATTCCGTCAAGCCTGCTGGCGATGCTGCCGTATGTCGCGACCATTGTGGTGTTGGTGCTGTTGTCGCGGGATGCGGTGCGGACACGGTTGTATGCGCCGGTTTCGTTGGGGCAGCCGTGGCAGGCCGGGCATTAG
- a CDS encoding ABC transporter permease, with protein MLLSLEPRGQQSRLMLWCSPLLAAVLTLGCGSLLFIALGHDPLLTLHTLLIAPVSDLYGVSELLVKALPILLCALGLAVAYQARIWNIGAEGQLLLGALAGSALAVNIIDMQSRWALVLILFAGTLAGAAWAGLTAWLRTRFNANEILTSIMLNYIALNLLLFCVHGPLKDPEGFNFPQSAMFGDASRLPLLMEDGRVHAGVYFALLALVAVWVLLQKSFVGFQIKVLGLDKRAAGFVGFREKRLIWLALLISGGLAGLAGVCEVTGPIGQLVPQVSPGYGYAAITVVFLGRLNPIGILFSSLLMALLYIGGESAQMSLNLPQAITQLFQGMMLFFLLASDVLILYRPRLNLGWTRRATTAVPAGAL; from the coding sequence ATGCTGCTTTCTCTTGAACCCCGTGGCCAGCAATCGCGCCTGATGCTGTGGTGCTCGCCGTTGCTGGCCGCCGTCCTCACGCTGGGCTGTGGCTCGTTGCTGTTTATCGCCCTGGGACACGACCCGTTACTGACCTTGCACACGCTGTTGATCGCGCCGGTAAGCGACCTGTATGGCGTATCCGAACTGTTGGTCAAAGCCTTGCCGATTCTGCTCTGTGCGTTGGGCCTCGCCGTGGCCTATCAGGCGCGGATCTGGAACATCGGCGCCGAAGGCCAATTGCTGCTCGGCGCACTGGCTGGCAGTGCGCTGGCGGTGAATATCATCGACATGCAAAGCCGCTGGGCACTGGTGCTGATCCTGTTTGCGGGCACCCTGGCCGGCGCCGCGTGGGCGGGGCTGACCGCGTGGTTGCGCACACGTTTCAACGCCAACGAAATCCTCACCAGCATCATGCTCAATTACATCGCCCTGAACCTTCTGCTGTTCTGCGTGCACGGTCCGCTGAAAGACCCGGAAGGTTTCAACTTTCCACAATCGGCGATGTTCGGCGATGCCAGTCGTTTGCCGTTGTTGATGGAGGATGGCCGGGTTCACGCGGGTGTGTATTTCGCCCTGCTTGCCTTGGTGGCGGTGTGGGTGTTGTTGCAGAAAAGCTTTGTCGGGTTCCAGATCAAAGTGCTCGGGCTCGATAAACGTGCAGCCGGTTTCGTTGGCTTTCGCGAGAAGCGCCTGATCTGGCTCGCGCTGTTGATCAGCGGCGGTTTGGCGGGGCTGGCCGGCGTGTGTGAAGTCACCGGGCCGATCGGCCAACTGGTGCCGCAGGTCTCGCCGGGTTATGGCTACGCGGCGATCACCGTGGTGTTTCTCGGACGGCTGAATCCGATCGGCATCCTGTTTTCCAGCCTGTTGATGGCGCTGCTGTACATCGGCGGCGAGAGCGCACAAATGAGCCTGAACCTGCCGCAAGCGATCACCCAATTGTTCCAGGGGATGATGCTGTTTTTCCTGCTGGCCAGTGATGTGCTGATTCTCTATCGACCGCGTTTGAACCTGGGCTGGACCCGCCGCGCAACCACCGCCGTACCCGCAGGAGCGCTGTGA
- a CDS encoding ABC transporter ATP-binding protein, with protein sequence MPNSVPIPDQTPRLQLRRISKRYPGCLANDAIDLSIAPGEIHALLGENGAGKSTLMKIIYGVVQADAGEMLWQGQRAIMRNPAQARGLGIGMVFQHFSLFETLSVAQNIALAMGTKAGTPKQLGPKIREVSQRYGMALEPERLVHSLSIGERQRVEIIRCLMQDIRLLILDEPTSVLTPQEADDLFVTLRRLAAEGCSILFISHKLGEVRALCHSATVLRGGRVAGHCVPAECSDQQLARLMVGEAAELITDYPKVAGAEAFLQVKGLSWHNPDPFGCSLKNVDLEVRSGEIVGIAGVAGNGQDELLALLSGEQRLARDNAATISFAGEPVAHLRPDVRRRQGLAFVPAERLGHGAVPELSLADNALLTAFQQGLVSNGLVQRRKVEALAEEIIRRFGVKTPDSQTPARSLSGGNLQKFILGREILQQPKLLVAAHPTWGVDVGAAATIHRALIVLRDAGAAILVISEDLDELFQISDRLGALCGGRLSPLRATVDTRLIDVGGWMAGRFDAPQSPASAPL encoded by the coding sequence ATGCCCAACTCCGTGCCGATCCCCGATCAAACGCCGCGCCTGCAATTGCGCAGAATCAGCAAACGCTATCCCGGCTGCCTGGCCAACGATGCCATCGACCTGAGCATTGCGCCCGGTGAAATCCATGCCCTGCTCGGCGAAAACGGTGCGGGCAAAAGTACGCTGATGAAGATCATCTACGGCGTCGTCCAGGCCGACGCCGGGGAAATGCTCTGGCAAGGTCAGCGAGCGATTATGCGCAACCCGGCCCAGGCTCGCGGCCTCGGGATCGGCATGGTGTTCCAGCATTTCTCGTTGTTCGAAACCCTGAGCGTGGCGCAGAACATTGCCCTGGCCATGGGTACCAAGGCCGGCACGCCGAAACAGCTCGGGCCGAAGATCCGTGAAGTGTCGCAACGTTATGGCATGGCGCTGGAGCCGGAGCGACTTGTCCACAGCCTGTCGATTGGCGAGCGGCAACGGGTCGAAATCATTCGCTGCCTGATGCAGGACATCCGCCTGCTGATCCTCGATGAACCGACCTCCGTGCTGACGCCACAAGAGGCCGACGACTTGTTCGTCACCCTGCGCCGACTCGCCGCCGAGGGCTGCAGCATTTTGTTCATCAGCCACAAACTCGGCGAAGTCCGCGCCCTGTGCCACAGCGCAACGGTGCTGCGCGGCGGTCGGGTGGCCGGACATTGTGTGCCGGCCGAGTGTTCGGATCAGCAACTGGCGCGGCTGATGGTTGGCGAAGCAGCGGAGTTGATCACTGACTATCCGAAGGTGGCGGGTGCCGAGGCTTTCTTGCAGGTAAAGGGACTGTCCTGGCACAACCCTGACCCCTTCGGCTGTTCGCTGAAAAACGTCGACCTTGAAGTGCGCAGCGGTGAAATCGTCGGCATCGCGGGTGTCGCCGGCAATGGTCAGGATGAATTGCTGGCCTTGCTCAGTGGCGAACAGCGGTTGGCCCGCGACAACGCCGCGACGATCAGTTTCGCCGGTGAGCCGGTGGCGCATTTGCGCCCCGATGTCCGACGTCGACAAGGACTGGCATTCGTCCCCGCCGAACGATTGGGCCACGGCGCCGTGCCGGAACTGAGCCTGGCGGACAACGCCCTGCTCACCGCGTTTCAACAGGGACTGGTGAGCAATGGTTTGGTGCAGCGCCGCAAAGTCGAGGCACTGGCCGAAGAAATCATTCGCCGTTTCGGGGTCAAGACTCCGGACAGCCAGACACCGGCTCGCAGCCTGTCCGGCGGTAATTTGCAGAAATTCATTCTCGGCCGGGAAATCCTTCAGCAACCGAAATTGCTGGTGGCCGCGCACCCGACCTGGGGCGTGGACGTTGGCGCGGCGGCGACCATTCACCGTGCGCTGATTGTCTTGCGCGATGCGGGTGCGGCGATCCTGGTGATCTCCGAAGACCTCGACGAACTGTTCCAGATCAGCGACCGCCTCGGCGCCCTGTGCGGCGGGCGACTGTCGCCGCTCAGGGCCACGGTCGATACGCGTCTGATCGATGTCGGTGGCTGGATGGCCGGCCGCTTCGACGCCCCTCAATCACCTGCGTCCGCACCGCTTTAA